From the Microbacterium sp. W4I4 genome, one window contains:
- a CDS encoding glycoside hydrolase family 3 protein — protein MAQAELERLANAVLWPGFLGRTVPGWLADALANGLAGVVYFAQNLDGDTAALSSDIHRIAPLALIGIDEEGGSVTRLETSTGSTLPGAAQLGMLDDVEDTRATGYEIGRRVAAIGADVVIAPVADVNTDPRNPVIGVRAFGSTTDLVSRHVAAAVRGIQSTGVAACAKHYPGHGDTHTDSHHDLPRLTLSQDEIDRVHVPPFAAAVDAGVLSIMTAHIAAPQWGDAPATLNPLVLGRLRASGFDGVIVTDALDMAAIRETVGIGGGAVRALAAGADLLCIGNPTNPGERMLPDQDELDYLQARDAIVVAIRSGRLPRARVQEAARRVAAMAEVVRSRGPVAEMPFDPDAIADRALRIDGAYAAFDDAPTTVLDLRRASSLAVDSAGAHVALALAAGGEIFRLDADRASDAGIDAAITGDGQRVVLVDRIDAGSPQRTVLDRIRSALPGAVAVNVGLAVDDAGPTVTASAASLLAARVARRALLNPPA, from the coding sequence ACTTCGCGCAGAACCTGGACGGCGACACCGCGGCCCTGAGCAGCGACATCCACCGCATCGCCCCGCTTGCACTGATCGGCATCGACGAGGAGGGCGGCAGCGTCACCCGCCTGGAGACCTCCACTGGTTCCACCCTCCCGGGGGCGGCGCAGCTCGGGATGCTGGACGACGTGGAGGACACGCGCGCCACCGGGTACGAGATCGGGCGCCGCGTCGCCGCGATCGGCGCGGATGTCGTGATCGCACCCGTCGCCGATGTGAACACCGACCCGCGCAACCCCGTCATCGGCGTGCGGGCGTTCGGCTCGACCACCGACCTCGTCTCCCGGCATGTGGCGGCGGCCGTGCGCGGCATCCAGTCCACCGGCGTCGCAGCGTGCGCCAAGCACTATCCCGGGCACGGCGACACGCACACCGACTCGCACCACGACCTGCCGCGCCTGACGCTGAGCCAGGACGAGATCGACCGCGTGCACGTGCCGCCGTTCGCGGCAGCGGTGGATGCCGGCGTGCTGTCGATCATGACCGCGCACATCGCTGCACCGCAGTGGGGCGACGCGCCTGCCACGCTCAATCCGCTCGTGCTCGGCCGCCTGCGTGCGAGCGGCTTCGACGGTGTGATCGTGACGGACGCACTCGACATGGCCGCGATCCGCGAGACGGTCGGCATCGGCGGGGGAGCCGTGCGTGCGCTCGCGGCCGGTGCCGACCTGCTCTGCATCGGCAACCCGACGAATCCGGGCGAGCGGATGCTGCCGGACCAGGACGAACTGGACTACCTTCAGGCGCGCGATGCCATCGTCGTCGCGATCCGCTCCGGCCGACTGCCGCGGGCGCGCGTCCAGGAAGCGGCGCGTCGGGTCGCCGCGATGGCCGAGGTCGTCCGCTCCCGCGGCCCGGTCGCGGAGATGCCGTTCGACCCGGATGCCATCGCCGATCGCGCCCTGCGGATCGACGGCGCGTACGCCGCCTTCGACGATGCCCCGACCACGGTGCTCGACCTGCGTCGGGCGTCCAGCCTCGCCGTCGACAGTGCGGGCGCGCACGTCGCCCTGGCGCTCGCCGCCGGAGGGGAGATCTTCCGACTCGACGCGGATCGCGCATCGGATGCCGGGATCGACGCCGCGATCACCGGCGACGGACAGCGCGTGGTGCTCGTCGACCGCATCGATGCGGGTTCTCCGCAGCGGACAGTGCTCGACCGCATCCGCTCGGCCCTGCCCGGGGCCGTCGCCGTCAACGTGGGTCTGGCCGTCGATGACGCCGGCCCCACCGTCACCGCCTCAGCGGCGAGCCTGCTCGCGGCACGAGTCGCCCGCCGCGCCCTGCTGAACCCGCCCGCCTGA
- the murQ gene encoding N-acetylmuramic acid 6-phosphate etherase produces MTDRAELRSTLETFATERVDPRFADLDTLDTRAQVRLMAEHGHRAVDAVAEAGESIARAVDGIVERMRQGGRLIYIGAGSPGRIGVLDASEIPPTFGADPGLVVGVIAGGEHALRSAVENAEDDAPAGAAALAELEVGPLDSVVGISASGRTPYVIGALRAARERGALAISLAGNRSAQMSSDADIAIEAEAAPEIVAGSTRLNSGTAQKLVLNMLSTLAMVQLGKVYGNLMVDVRSTNEKLRARAERIVIAATGCTPDEAAAALAAADGSVKLAIGIVASGTDAQAVRDALSASDGHLRVALGALGSRPASSPAE; encoded by the coding sequence ATGACCGACCGCGCAGAGCTGCGATCCACCCTCGAGACGTTCGCGACCGAGCGGGTGGATCCGCGCTTCGCCGATCTCGACACGCTCGACACGCGCGCGCAGGTGCGACTGATGGCCGAGCACGGCCACCGTGCGGTCGACGCGGTCGCCGAGGCGGGGGAGAGCATCGCGCGGGCCGTGGACGGGATCGTCGAGCGGATGCGTCAGGGCGGCCGACTGATCTACATCGGTGCAGGCTCTCCGGGCAGGATCGGCGTGCTGGACGCCAGTGAGATCCCGCCCACTTTCGGCGCCGATCCCGGTCTGGTCGTGGGCGTCATCGCCGGGGGAGAGCACGCGCTGCGCTCTGCTGTGGAGAACGCCGAGGACGACGCCCCTGCCGGGGCCGCGGCGCTCGCCGAACTCGAGGTCGGCCCACTGGACAGCGTGGTCGGCATCTCGGCATCCGGTCGCACGCCCTACGTGATCGGCGCGCTGCGTGCGGCGCGCGAACGCGGCGCACTCGCGATCTCGCTCGCCGGAAACAGGTCGGCGCAGATGTCCTCCGACGCCGACATCGCGATCGAGGCGGAGGCGGCTCCCGAGATCGTGGCGGGCTCCACTCGTCTGAACTCCGGCACCGCGCAGAAGCTCGTGCTGAACATGCTCTCCACCCTCGCGATGGTGCAGCTCGGCAAGGTCTACGGCAACCTCATGGTCGACGTGCGCTCCACCAACGAGAAGCTGCGCGCCCGCGCCGAACGCATCGTCATCGCCGCCACCGGATGCACCCCCGACGAGGCCGCGGCGGCGCTCGCCGCCGCGGATGGATCTGTGAAGCTCGCGATCGGGATCGTGGCGTCCGGCACCGACGCCCAGGCCGTGCGCGACGCGCTGAGCGCATCCGACGGACACCTGCGCGTGGCCCTCGGTGCGCTCGGTTCCCGCCCGGCATCCAGCCCGGCCGAGTAG
- the murI gene encoding glutamate racemase, translating to MNDAPIGIFDSGVGGLTVARAIRAQLPQESLVYIGDTAHSPYGPKPIADVRRYSLEVLDTLVDQGVKMLVIACNTASAAMLRDARERYDVPVVEVIGPAVRRAVSTTRNGRIGVIGTVGTIGSRAYQDMLEVNERLEVFTAACPRFVEFVEAGITGTPEVLAVAEDYLAPLRDADVDTLVLGCTHYPFLRGAISYVMGDGVSLVSSDDETAADVYRQLVKRDQLAASDAVPSYVYEATGQSADEFTMLANRLMGHEVRDVQLVQTGVIDLPYLADLEAEFPHT from the coding sequence ATGAACGACGCGCCCATCGGCATCTTCGACTCCGGAGTCGGCGGGCTGACGGTAGCCAGGGCCATCCGCGCTCAGCTGCCGCAGGAATCGCTCGTGTACATCGGCGACACCGCCCATTCGCCCTACGGTCCCAAGCCCATCGCCGACGTGCGACGGTACAGCCTCGAGGTGCTCGACACCCTCGTCGACCAGGGCGTGAAGATGCTCGTGATCGCCTGCAACACGGCATCCGCCGCCATGCTGCGCGACGCCCGCGAGCGCTACGACGTGCCCGTCGTCGAGGTGATCGGCCCCGCCGTGCGCCGGGCCGTCTCGACCACCCGCAACGGCCGCATCGGAGTCATCGGCACCGTCGGCACCATCGGCTCCCGCGCCTACCAGGACATGCTCGAGGTCAACGAGCGGCTCGAGGTGTTCACCGCCGCGTGCCCGCGCTTCGTCGAGTTCGTCGAGGCAGGCATCACCGGCACCCCCGAGGTGCTCGCCGTCGCCGAGGACTACCTCGCACCGCTGCGGGATGCCGATGTCGACACGCTCGTGCTCGGCTGCACGCACTACCCGTTCCTGCGCGGTGCGATCAGCTACGTGATGGGAGACGGCGTCTCACTGGTCTCCAGCGACGACGAGACCGCCGCCGACGTGTACCGTCAGTTGGTCAAGCGCGACCAGCTCGCCGCGTCGGATGCCGTGCCCAGCTACGTGTATGAGGCGACCGGTCAGTCGGCCGATGAGTTCACGATGCTCGCGAACCGCCTGATGGGGCACGAGGTGCGCGATGTGCAGCTCGTGCAGACCGGCGTCATCGACCTGCCCTACCTGGCCGACCTCGAAGCGGAATTCCCGCACACCTGA
- the rph gene encoding ribonuclease PH: MSDIVRADGRSTDQLREVTIERGWSAHAEGSALISFGGTKVLCTASFTNGVPRWLTGKGKGWVTAEYAMLPRATNSRNDRESVKGRIGGRTHEISRLIGRALRAVVDTKALGENTIVIDCDVLQADGGTRTAAITGAYVALADAIEWGREKKFIGKNSTPLLDTVAAVSVGIIDGEPMLDLAYVEDVRAETDMNIVVTGRGLFVEVQGTAEGAPFDKRELDALLELGVNGCASLKEQQLAALAGASTGSGSQVR, from the coding sequence ATGTCAGACATCGTCCGCGCCGACGGCCGCAGCACCGACCAGCTCCGCGAGGTGACCATCGAACGCGGCTGGTCCGCACACGCCGAGGGCTCTGCGCTGATCAGCTTCGGCGGCACCAAGGTGCTGTGCACCGCGTCGTTCACCAACGGCGTGCCGCGCTGGCTGACAGGCAAGGGGAAGGGGTGGGTCACCGCCGAGTACGCGATGCTGCCGCGGGCCACCAACAGCCGCAACGACCGCGAGAGCGTGAAGGGCCGGATCGGCGGGCGCACGCACGAGATCTCCCGCCTGATCGGCCGCGCCCTGCGCGCCGTCGTCGACACCAAGGCTCTGGGCGAGAACACGATCGTCATCGACTGCGACGTGCTGCAGGCCGACGGCGGCACGCGCACCGCCGCGATCACGGGCGCCTACGTCGCCCTCGCGGATGCGATCGAGTGGGGCCGCGAGAAGAAGTTCATCGGCAAGAACTCCACCCCGCTGCTGGACACGGTCGCCGCGGTCTCGGTCGGCATCATCGACGGCGAGCCCATGCTCGACCTGGCATACGTCGAGGACGTGCGCGCCGAGACCGACATGAACATCGTCGTCACCGGCCGTGGGCTGTTCGTCGAGGTGCAGGGAACTGCCGAAGGGGCGCCGTTCGACAAGCGCGAGCTGGATGCGCTGCTCGAGCTGGGTGTGAACGGCTGCGCCTCGCTCAAGGAGCAGCAGCTGGCGGCGCTGGCGGGCGCTTCGACAGGCTCAGGGTCCCAGGTTCGATGA